From Nguyenibacter vanlangensis, one genomic window encodes:
- the ilvN gene encoding acetolactate synthase small subunit: MTTQEETTISAVISILVENESGVLARVIGLFSGRGYNIESLTVAPVEESRHQSRINIVTSGTPQVIEQIKAQVGRLVPVYRVADLTALGPHVAREMALVKVVSSGEARTEALRIAEAFRARAVDTTATSFIFELTGATDKLDSFIDLMRPLGLAEVSRTGVAAIIRGPRTI, encoded by the coding sequence ATGACCACGCAGGAGGAGACGACGATCTCCGCGGTCATTTCCATTCTGGTCGAAAACGAAAGCGGCGTACTGGCCCGCGTGATCGGCCTGTTTTCCGGCCGCGGCTACAATATCGAAAGCCTGACCGTCGCTCCGGTCGAGGAATCGCGTCACCAGTCGCGCATCAATATCGTCACCTCCGGCACGCCGCAGGTGATCGAGCAGATCAAGGCGCAGGTGGGTCGCCTGGTGCCGGTCTATCGGGTAGCCGACCTGACCGCACTGGGCCCGCACGTGGCCCGTGAAATGGCGCTGGTGAAAGTCGTCTCGTCCGGCGAGGCCCGGACCGAGGCGCTGCGCATCGCCGAGGCCTTTCGCGCCCGTGCCGTCGATACGACGGCTACATCCTTTATCTTCGAACTGACCGGCGCGACCGACAAGCTCGATTCCTTTATCGACCTGATGCGTCCGCTGGGCCTGGCCGAGGTGTCCCGTACCGGCGTCGCCGCGATCATCCGGGGTCCCCGGACGATCTGA
- the ilvB gene encoding biosynthetic-type acetolactate synthase large subunit: protein MNATPNLNDLKLNTRTQAGDVVLSGAEVLLRVLVDQGVEVVFGYPGGAVLPIYDALFKQNAIRHVLVRHEQAAVHAAEAYARSTGKVGVVLVTSGPGATNAVTGLVDALMDSIPVVCFTGQVGVPLIGTDAFQEADTTGITRPATKHNYLVRRAADLSRVVHEAFHIARSGRPGPVVVDLPKNVTVGPAPYQPASRAPHPSYRPRTEPDRDAVARAVAAMKQARRPLFYTGGGIINAGPRASESLRRLVRMTGFPCTSTLMGLGAYPTTDRQFLGMLGMHGTYEANLATHGCDVLIALGARFDDRVTGRLDAFSPDSFKIHADIDPSQINKIVQVDVPVLGDAGRIIDMMIEEWERQTETPDAAALSQWWQQIDAWRGIRSLHFEQDMAPSAIIRPQYAVRRLYELAMETRRDTYVSTEVGQHQMWAAQHFQFDKPNRWLTSGGLGTMGYGLPAAVGAQIAHPDALVIDIAGEASTLMNIQELGTIAQYRLPVKLFILNNQYMGMVRQWQELLHGSRYSESYSAALPDFVRLAESFHARGLRASCVGELDDVIRAMLAEPGAVVADICVAQDENCYPMIPSGAAHNQMLLGPEQDDEVKVSAEGRMLV from the coding sequence ATGAACGCGACACCGAACCTGAACGACCTGAAGTTGAACACGCGCACCCAGGCTGGGGACGTCGTCCTCTCCGGGGCCGAGGTTCTGCTTCGCGTTCTCGTCGATCAGGGGGTCGAGGTCGTCTTCGGCTATCCGGGCGGCGCCGTTCTGCCGATTTATGACGCGCTGTTCAAGCAGAACGCGATCCGTCACGTGCTGGTCCGGCACGAGCAGGCAGCCGTGCACGCTGCCGAAGCCTATGCCCGCTCGACCGGCAAGGTCGGTGTGGTGCTGGTCACCAGCGGCCCGGGCGCGACCAATGCCGTCACCGGCCTGGTGGATGCGCTGATGGATTCCATCCCGGTGGTGTGCTTCACGGGACAGGTCGGCGTGCCGCTGATCGGCACCGATGCGTTCCAGGAAGCCGACACGACCGGCATCACGCGCCCGGCGACCAAGCATAATTATCTGGTCAGGCGTGCCGCCGACCTGTCCCGGGTGGTGCACGAAGCCTTTCATATCGCCCGCAGCGGCCGCCCTGGCCCCGTGGTGGTCGACCTGCCGAAGAACGTGACGGTGGGGCCGGCGCCGTATCAGCCTGCGTCGCGCGCGCCGCACCCGTCCTATCGCCCGCGCACCGAGCCGGACCGCGATGCCGTGGCGCGTGCCGTCGCGGCCATGAAGCAGGCCAGGCGGCCGCTTTTCTACACGGGCGGGGGCATTATCAATGCCGGCCCCCGCGCCAGCGAGTCGCTGCGTCGCCTGGTGCGGATGACAGGCTTTCCCTGCACCTCCACGCTGATGGGGCTGGGCGCCTATCCGACGACCGACCGCCAGTTCCTGGGCATGCTGGGCATGCACGGCACGTACGAAGCCAATCTGGCCACCCATGGCTGCGATGTGCTGATCGCACTGGGTGCGCGCTTCGATGATCGCGTCACCGGGCGGCTGGATGCGTTCTCGCCGGATTCGTTCAAGATCCACGCCGATATCGATCCGTCGCAGATCAACAAGATCGTGCAGGTCGACGTGCCGGTCCTGGGCGATGCAGGCCGTATCATCGATATGATGATCGAGGAATGGGAACGGCAGACCGAAACGCCCGATGCGGCCGCCCTGTCCCAATGGTGGCAGCAGATCGATGCATGGCGAGGCATCCGCAGCCTGCATTTCGAACAGGACATGGCGCCGTCGGCGATCATCCGGCCGCAATATGCCGTTCGCCGCCTCTACGAACTGGCGATGGAAACCCGGCGCGACACCTATGTCTCGACCGAAGTCGGCCAGCACCAGATGTGGGCGGCCCAGCATTTCCAATTCGACAAGCCGAACCGCTGGCTGACCTCGGGCGGCCTGGGGACGATGGGCTATGGCCTGCCGGCGGCGGTGGGCGCGCAGATCGCCCATCCCGACGCCCTGGTCATCGACATCGCGGGCGAGGCGTCGACCCTGATGAACATCCAGGAACTGGGCACGATCGCCCAGTACCGCCTGCCGGTGAAGCTGTTCATCCTGAACAACCAATATATGGGCATGGTGCGCCAGTGGCAGGAATTGCTGCATGGTTCGCGCTATTCCGAAAGCTACAGCGCGGCCCTGCCGGATTTTGTCCGTCTGGCCGAAAGCTTCCATGCCCGCGGCCTGCGTGCGTCCTGCGTCGGTGAACTGGATGACGTCATCCGCGCCATGCTGGCCGAACCGGGCGCGGTGGTGGCCGATATCTGCGTGGCGCAGGACGAGAACTGCTATCCGATGATTCCGTCCGGCGCCGCCCACAACCAGATGCTGCTCGGCCCGGAACAGGATGACGAGGTCAAGGTCAGTGCCGAGGGCCGCATGCTGGTCTGA
- the miaA gene encoding tRNA (adenosine(37)-N6)-dimethylallyltransferase MiaA gives MTQAADSRGRPVLVIAGPTCSGKSALAMAVARATNGVVINADSMQVYRELRIVTARPSPQDEAELPHRLYGILPAAQPGSVAWWRTQALAEIRAAWSAGRMPILCGGTGMYLRALTDGLTDIPDPGPAARAEARALVEAEGPAALHARLAKYDPETAATLRPSDSQRLARAWEVLSGTGRGMIHWRRAATLPPLACRMIAVRLDPPRDILRAAIAARFAVMLRTGAVDEVRALLAHSLPPSLPAMRAHGVPELTAWLHGEHTLEEAAHHAVLATGRYTRRQATWFAHHRLAADADSLVVAARMTGDAQQMERNDVDPISFILRRIDAGPQFP, from the coding sequence GTGACGCAAGCGGCGGATTCACGCGGTCGGCCGGTCCTCGTGATCGCCGGGCCGACCTGCTCGGGCAAGTCGGCGCTGGCCATGGCGGTGGCCCGTGCGACGAACGGCGTCGTCATCAACGCGGACTCGATGCAGGTCTATCGCGAACTGCGCATCGTCACCGCGCGTCCCAGTCCGCAGGACGAGGCCGAATTGCCGCACCGTCTCTACGGGATCCTGCCGGCCGCGCAGCCGGGCAGCGTCGCCTGGTGGCGTACGCAGGCCCTGGCTGAAATCCGGGCGGCGTGGAGCGCAGGCCGCATGCCGATCCTGTGCGGGGGCACCGGCATGTATCTGCGCGCCCTGACCGACGGACTGACCGATATCCCGGACCCCGGACCCGCCGCCCGTGCCGAGGCCCGCGCCCTTGTCGAAGCCGAGGGGCCCGCCGCCCTGCATGCGCGGCTCGCGAAATACGATCCTGAAACCGCTGCCACCCTGCGCCCTTCCGACAGTCAGCGTCTCGCCCGGGCGTGGGAGGTTCTCTCCGGGACCGGCCGTGGCATGATCCATTGGCGCCGCGCCGCAACCCTGCCGCCGCTGGCATGCCGGATGATCGCCGTCCGGTTGGATCCGCCGCGTGATATCCTGCGCGCCGCAATTGCCGCGCGCTTCGCCGTCATGCTTCGGACCGGCGCGGTGGACGAGGTCCGGGCGTTGCTGGCACACTCCCTCCCGCCCAGCCTGCCGGCCATGCGCGCGCATGGCGTGCCGGAACTGACGGCCTGGCTGCACGGAGAGCACACCCTGGAGGAAGCCGCGCATCACGCCGTGCTGGCAACGGGGCGCTACACACGGCGGCAAGCGACCTGGTTCGCCCACCATCGCCTGGCGGCGGACGCAGACAGCCTGGTCGTCGCGGCACGCATGACGGGGGATGCTCAACAAATGGAAAGAAATGATGTCGATCCCATTTCTTTTATTCTAAGACGGATTGACGCGGGGCCTCAGTTTCCCTAA
- the serB gene encoding phosphoserine phosphatase SerB, with protein sequence MSLSHILTLVANRAATTLTDAHIGAARDMVKGGTPTILSPGEAAEIPCPPPGDGMPTLETIRAVFGPRHVDTLLTRSRGRRKGLLVADMDSTIVANETLDDLAAHAGIGERIAEITRRSMNGEIDFAAALRERVGLLAGLPDSLLEAAWKDVRLNEGARELVATMRAHNARTALVSGGFTFFTGRVASLCGFSEHHANVLESREGMLTGTVAEPILGPDAKRAHLRRLAEAGRLKPAATMAVGDGANDLNMLRDAGLGIAFHGKPIVRAAVANRVDHTTLRTLLFVQGYPAASFVGAA encoded by the coding sequence ATGTCGCTGTCCCATATCCTTACACTCGTCGCCAATCGCGCAGCCACGACCCTGACCGATGCCCATATCGGCGCGGCGCGCGACATGGTGAAGGGCGGCACCCCCACCATCCTGTCGCCCGGCGAGGCCGCCGAGATCCCCTGTCCGCCCCCCGGCGACGGAATGCCGACGCTGGAGACGATCCGCGCGGTCTTCGGCCCGCGCCATGTCGACACCCTTCTGACGCGTTCGCGCGGACGGCGCAAAGGGCTTCTGGTCGCGGACATGGACAGCACCATCGTGGCCAACGAGACATTGGACGATCTGGCCGCCCATGCCGGCATCGGCGAGCGTATCGCCGAGATCACCCGCCGCTCGATGAATGGCGAGATCGATTTCGCGGCTGCCCTGCGCGAACGGGTCGGGCTGCTGGCCGGACTGCCGGACTCGCTGCTGGAAGCCGCCTGGAAGGATGTGCGGCTGAATGAAGGCGCGCGCGAGCTGGTGGCGACGATGCGTGCGCACAACGCCCGCACCGCGCTGGTATCGGGTGGCTTCACCTTCTTTACCGGACGGGTCGCGTCGCTGTGCGGATTCAGCGAGCATCATGCCAACGTGCTGGAAAGCCGGGAGGGTATGCTGACCGGCACCGTCGCCGAGCCGATCCTTGGACCCGACGCCAAGCGCGCGCACCTGCGACGGCTGGCCGAAGCCGGACGGTTGAAGCCGGCCGCCACCATGGCGGTAGGAGACGGCGCGAACGATCTGAACATGCTGCGCGACGCCGGGCTGGGCATCGCCTTTCACGGCAAGCCGATCGTACGCGCCGCCGTGGCCAATCGCGTGGATCATACGACGCTGCGCACCCTGCTGTTCGTCCAGGGGTATCCTGCCGCCTCCTTCGTCGGCGCGGCCTGA
- a CDS encoding carbon-nitrogen hydrolase family protein codes for MRTTVIQMAPGASLPDNIAEARRLIAAAVSADRPDLVVLPEIWSCLGGTAEVKFASAEELPPPGAPEGGVGPLYRFLSETAHAHGITLHGGSIGQRCGDRLLNTSLIFGPDGVERARYSKIHLFDITTPGGEGYRESDTYAPGRNVVTVPVGPFMAGLAICYDIRFAELFLSLRRQGANLIILPAAFTAETGEAHWQTLLRARAIETQCWVVACGTTGTHADANGNARKTYGHSMIIDPWGTVVAQASNGIGWVTARLDLDMVERVRAGIPVMDHRRLTS; via the coding sequence GTGCGCACCACTGTCATCCAGATGGCCCCCGGCGCGTCCTTGCCGGATAATATCGCCGAGGCACGGCGCCTGATTGCCGCTGCGGTTTCCGCCGACCGGCCGGACCTGGTGGTACTACCGGAAATATGGAGTTGTCTCGGCGGGACCGCCGAGGTGAAATTCGCCAGTGCCGAGGAATTGCCTCCGCCAGGCGCACCGGAAGGCGGCGTCGGCCCGCTTTATCGCTTCCTGAGCGAAACCGCGCATGCCCATGGCATTACCCTGCATGGCGGCTCGATCGGACAACGTTGCGGGGACCGGCTGCTGAACACCAGCCTGATCTTCGGCCCCGATGGGGTGGAGCGCGCGCGCTACAGCAAGATTCACCTCTTCGACATCACCACTCCCGGGGGCGAGGGCTATCGTGAAAGCGATACCTATGCGCCGGGCCGGAATGTCGTGACGGTACCGGTCGGACCGTTCATGGCCGGCCTGGCCATCTGCTACGATATCCGGTTCGCCGAACTGTTCCTGTCCTTGAGGCGGCAAGGCGCGAACCTGATCATCCTGCCTGCCGCCTTTACCGCCGAAACGGGCGAGGCGCACTGGCAGACCTTGCTGCGCGCGCGGGCGATCGAGACCCAGTGCTGGGTCGTGGCATGCGGCACTACCGGCACGCATGCCGACGCCAATGGAAATGCACGGAAGACTTACGGCCATTCGATGATCATCGATCCATGGGGTACAGTCGTAGCCCAGGCCTCGAACGGCATCGGCTGGGTGACCGCGCGGCTGGACCTGGACATGGTCGAACGTGTCCGTGCCGGAATTCCGGTGATGGACCATCGCCGCCTGACATCCTGA
- a CDS encoding NAD kinase, which produces MNEIHPPVWPSGQPPRRLAFIAAPNPGAHRTLESLTARYGQHTPQEADAVICLGGDGFMLEILHMMLGQTTPVYGINCGSVGFLMNPAIPDDLPMHLTQTQAATLHPLRMTAQKSSGEIIEALALNDVFLFRETRQAAKIQIEVDDRVRMPELICDGVLVSTPAGSTAYNLSAHGPIVPLSANLLPLTPISAFRPRRWRGALLPSAARVRLTILEPEKRPVAAVADFTEVRDVVSVEIAEDRAIQTTLLFDPGQSLSERILAEQFTV; this is translated from the coding sequence ATGAACGAGATCCATCCCCCCGTCTGGCCGTCGGGGCAGCCGCCACGGCGGCTCGCCTTCATCGCGGCGCCGAATCCTGGTGCCCACCGAACACTGGAAAGCCTGACTGCCCGCTACGGCCAGCATACGCCGCAGGAGGCCGATGCCGTCATCTGCCTGGGCGGGGATGGGTTCATGCTGGAAATCCTGCATATGATGCTGGGCCAGACGACCCCGGTCTACGGAATCAATTGCGGATCGGTCGGGTTCCTGATGAATCCGGCGATTCCTGATGATCTGCCCATGCACCTGACGCAGACACAGGCGGCGACTCTGCACCCTTTGCGCATGACCGCGCAGAAATCGTCGGGCGAGATCATCGAAGCGCTGGCGCTGAACGACGTGTTTCTGTTCCGCGAAACCCGTCAGGCAGCCAAGATCCAGATCGAGGTCGATGACCGGGTGCGGATGCCCGAACTCATCTGCGATGGCGTGCTGGTTTCAACGCCGGCGGGATCGACGGCCTATAACCTGTCGGCGCACGGGCCGATCGTACCGCTGTCGGCCAATCTGCTGCCCTTGACGCCGATCAGCGCCTTTCGCCCCCGACGCTGGCGCGGTGCACTGCTGCCATCGGCGGCACGGGTACGGCTGACGATCCTGGAACCCGAGAAGCGCCCTGTCGCCGCTGTGGCTGATTTTACCGAAGTGCGGGACGTCGTGTCGGTCGAAATTGCCGAAGACCGGGCGATCCAGACCACCCTGTTGTTCGATCCCGGCCAGAGCCTGTCCGAACGGATCCTGGCGGAACAATTCACCGTCTGA
- the mobC gene encoding plasmid mobilization relaxosome protein MobC, whose product MQTDRTHSFRIRASRADLSAWERAAAAAGSNKTAWLRSLAAEASTTGQPPGALVGELIRLRREIAAIGNNVNQIAHHMNAGGHADPEAALGQVEAALLNVSDFLNDARAPRRKGGGRRRSAG is encoded by the coding sequence ATGCAGACCGACCGCACACACTCTTTCCGCATCCGCGCCAGCCGAGCCGACTTATCCGCCTGGGAGCGGGCGGCGGCGGCGGCAGGCAGCAACAAGACCGCATGGCTCCGGTCCCTGGCAGCGGAAGCCAGCACGACCGGCCAGCCTCCTGGCGCACTGGTCGGTGAACTCATTCGTCTCCGTCGTGAAATCGCCGCTATCGGCAACAACGTCAACCAGATTGCCCACCACATGAACGCTGGCGGCCATGCTGACCCCGAGGCGGCATTGGGACAGGTCGAGGCGGCGCTTCTTAACGTGTCCGATTTCCTGAACGATGCCCGCGCACCCCGCAGGAAAGGTGGAGGTCGCCGGAGGTCTGCCGGATGA
- a CDS encoding recombinase family protein: MKTIEIEERAPITWGYARVSTRDQETDAQMANLRRLGPDHIIEEKMTGTVAWQKRPVLRKLIEKAQPGDTIAVAYTNRIGRKAAVIWSFHEMLEERGIKLKVGDLGLDTATPVGRAMLQMMAVFAELDHSGIRRNMIEGRAVRQNQGYRIGGPKHKLSKHQRESVRRRHEEGETFRTLAKDYGVSKDTIARVIANDESFFKKSYRESA, translated from the coding sequence ATGAAGACCATCGAAATAGAAGAAAGAGCGCCAATCACATGGGGGTATGCGCGGGTGTCAACCAGGGACCAGGAGACGGACGCGCAGATGGCGAATCTCCGTCGCCTTGGGCCGGACCATATCATTGAAGAGAAGATGACGGGCACTGTCGCGTGGCAAAAGCGCCCGGTCTTGCGGAAATTAATCGAGAAGGCGCAGCCAGGCGACACCATCGCGGTTGCTTACACCAACCGCATTGGCAGGAAGGCGGCCGTAATCTGGTCATTTCATGAGATGCTTGAAGAGCGCGGCATTAAGCTAAAGGTCGGTGACCTCGGACTCGACACAGCAACGCCGGTTGGTCGGGCTATGCTTCAGATGATGGCCGTATTCGCGGAGCTAGACCATTCTGGAATCAGGAGGAATATGATTGAAGGCCGCGCCGTCCGACAGAACCAGGGCTACCGTATCGGTGGCCCGAAGCACAAGCTATCAAAGCACCAAAGGGAATCTGTCCGGCGCAGGCACGAGGAAGGCGAGACCTTCCGGACTCTGGCTAAGGACTATGGCGTGTCAAAAGACACTATCGCCCGCGTAATCGCGAACGATGAGTCGTTCTTCAAGAAGAGCTATCGAGAATCCGCCTGA
- a CDS encoding tyrosine-type recombinase/integrase translates to MDVRQRLDALIAQFRSNEITVDELKAAIIAGAENLPSDDVIGHFNSLVMSSAHDVRESFRKLAAAWQTVSEMQKAGHAAEMQAFERALCVMSAQSGAGPTLVPSAQPHSISVRQAIVRFYDGTAQKYDENGDTRRGQRVAFRFLDEILGSDTAIRSVSMKDAENAIDTLRRIPALHNKNSKNASIDEVISFFEENGDYQTLSEKSVKNHVSNWSMLWKYHMRHEEVDRNIWSGHSFDVKRTRLVVMDWSDENLQRLVEARWTYRDIYKATFAHLVGIAAYSGMRLEEICRLRPQDVVEFEGVKCFHVREHTDPEPWSPKSEAGSRLVPVHSVLRRQEFGLMERIRNVERGGHDYIFGDLSPEGPRSSRGYVFSREFSKFKKRAGIPPNTRFHSFRHTVSTQLQNQEVTIRPLWIDALLGHEGAADGRKKSIGEINYTKRIGVRNLGKAVETIRYPTFFDICRLME, encoded by the coding sequence GTGGACGTTCGGCAGAGGCTTGATGCCCTCATTGCTCAGTTCCGCAGCAATGAAATCACGGTGGATGAACTGAAAGCGGCGATTATTGCCGGTGCCGAAAATCTGCCGTCTGATGATGTTATCGGCCATTTCAATAGCCTCGTCATGAGTTCTGCCCATGATGTTAGGGAATCGTTCAGGAAGCTGGCCGCAGCTTGGCAGACGGTTTCCGAAATGCAGAAAGCCGGACATGCGGCAGAAATGCAGGCATTTGAGCGGGCACTGTGTGTCATGTCGGCGCAGTCAGGGGCTGGACCGACATTGGTGCCATCAGCCCAGCCACACTCAATTTCTGTAAGGCAGGCCATCGTCCGCTTCTATGATGGCACCGCTCAGAAATACGATGAAAATGGCGATACCCGAAGAGGGCAGCGAGTCGCGTTCAGGTTCCTGGATGAAATCCTCGGCAGTGACACTGCCATCCGGTCCGTGTCTATGAAGGATGCTGAAAATGCTATCGATACGCTCCGGCGTATTCCGGCTCTTCATAACAAAAACAGCAAGAATGCCTCTATAGATGAGGTCATCTCTTTCTTTGAAGAGAATGGAGACTATCAGACACTATCAGAGAAGAGCGTTAAAAACCACGTTTCGAATTGGTCCATGTTGTGGAAATACCACATGCGACACGAAGAAGTGGACAGAAATATTTGGTCTGGCCATAGCTTCGACGTGAAGCGGACTCGCCTTGTTGTTATGGACTGGTCCGATGAAAATCTTCAAAGGCTTGTCGAGGCGAGATGGACATATCGGGACATATACAAGGCGACCTTCGCTCACCTTGTTGGAATCGCAGCATATTCGGGGATGCGGCTTGAGGAAATATGCCGCCTTCGCCCTCAGGACGTCGTGGAATTTGAGGGCGTTAAGTGTTTCCATGTCCGAGAGCACACGGACCCCGAGCCCTGGTCGCCTAAGAGCGAAGCGGGGTCCAGGCTTGTTCCGGTCCATTCGGTCTTGCGCCGACAAGAGTTTGGCCTGATGGAGCGCATTAGGAACGTAGAGCGTGGAGGTCATGATTACATCTTCGGAGATTTGAGCCCGGAAGGCCCCAGGAGTTCGCGGGGGTATGTGTTCAGCCGGGAGTTTTCGAAGTTCAAGAAAAGGGCCGGTATCCCGCCGAATACGAGGTTTCATTCATTCAGGCATACCGTCTCGACCCAGCTTCAAAATCAGGAAGTGACCATCCGGCCGCTTTGGATTGACGCACTTCTCGGTCACGAGGGGGCGGCGGACGGTAGGAAGAAGAGCATCGGGGAAATCAATTACACAAAGAGAATTGGCGTCCGGAATCTCGGGAAAGCCGTCGAGACCATCCGTTATCCGACCTTCTTTGATATCTGCCGCCTGATGGAATGA
- a CDS encoding SprT family zinc-dependent metalloprotease: MNALSGTDKAAKQTVSLEGRDISVFWRHSLQARRVTLRIDPRQAGVVVTLPPRTTREAGLALLRTHAIWVFSRLDHLPPDAPWHDGGQVLLDGRPHAIRHCPHARGGVWIEGETIMVSGEAEFMRRRLGAFLRQEARRRLSARMAQLAEQSGLRPRRLAIKDTSSRWGSCNSDGTIMLSWRLLMAPAEIQHYVIAHELAHLRHLNHGSDFWMLVASLTPHRHMAETWLRRHGPALLRMA; encoded by the coding sequence ATGAACGCCCTCTCCGGCACGGACAAGGCGGCGAAGCAGACTGTGTCGCTGGAGGGGCGTGATATCTCCGTCTTCTGGCGTCACTCCCTCCAGGCGCGCCGGGTCACCCTGCGGATTGATCCCAGACAGGCCGGCGTCGTCGTCACCCTGCCGCCTCGCACGACACGTGAAGCCGGCCTGGCGCTGCTACGCACCCACGCGATCTGGGTTTTCAGTCGGTTGGATCACCTGCCGCCGGATGCGCCATGGCATGATGGCGGCCAGGTGCTGCTGGATGGCCGCCCGCATGCCATTCGTCACTGCCCGCATGCGCGGGGCGGCGTATGGATCGAAGGCGAGACCATCATGGTCAGTGGAGAGGCCGAGTTCATGCGCCGCCGTCTCGGCGCCTTTCTCAGGCAGGAGGCGCGGCGCCGTCTGTCCGCGCGCATGGCCCAACTGGCCGAACAGTCAGGCCTGCGGCCACGGCGGCTGGCGATCAAGGACACCAGCAGCCGCTGGGGTAGCTGCAATTCGGACGGAACGATCATGCTCAGTTGGCGCCTTCTGATGGCGCCGGCAGAAATCCAGCACTATGTCATTGCCCACGAACTGGCACATCTGCGGCATCTGAATCATGGGTCGGATTTCTGGATGCTGGTCGCCAGTCTGACCCCTCACCGCCATATGGCGGAAACCTGGCTCCGGCGTCATGGACCCGCTCTGTTGCGCATGGCTTGA
- a CDS encoding YcgN family cysteine cluster protein, protein MTDTPPFWQTRRLDEMTAEEWEALCDGCGRCCLHKLREDETNEVLYTNVACRLLDLETCRCSDYAQRRRKVPDCVQLTPEALADIDWLPPSCAYRLLAEGRPLAWWHPLVSGSPDTVHQAGISVRGRALSERRAGLLEHHIVDWPGTMPKPRRPKLRRVD, encoded by the coding sequence ATGACCGATACTCCTCCATTCTGGCAGACTCGGCGCCTGGACGAAATGACGGCCGAGGAATGGGAAGCGCTGTGTGACGGCTGCGGCAGATGCTGCCTGCACAAGCTGCGCGAGGATGAGACGAACGAGGTCCTTTATACCAACGTTGCCTGCCGCTTGCTGGACCTGGAAACCTGCCGTTGCTCCGACTATGCGCAGCGGCGGCGCAAAGTCCCCGATTGCGTGCAGTTGACGCCCGAGGCATTGGCCGACATCGATTGGCTGCCGCCCAGTTGCGCCTATCGCCTGTTGGCCGAGGGCCGCCCCCTGGCGTGGTGGCACCCTCTGGTATCCGGTTCGCCCGACACCGTACACCAGGCCGGAATTTCCGTCCGCGGCCGGGCACTCAGCGAACGCCGCGCCGGCCTGCTGGAACATCACATCGTCGATTGGCCCGGCACCATGCCCAAGCCGCGCCGTCCCAAGCTGCGCCGCGTGGATTGA
- a CDS encoding extracellular solute-binding protein, whose amino-acid sequence MLLLALTPTRPEAKSRWRTHALVVNSWGGALGKAQAEAFFRPFAASSGASVLHYIWDGTLPVLAERPPIGRGTWMLALMEDSTARIACLQGQLQRLGGSPGSADACGVPALHDGIALAWDRGRVPSAPHWADFWNVVRYPGKRGLRKDPRSTLEIALMADGVPASDVYTVLATPEGVARAFHKLSQLRPYIVWWTDAADSARIIGNGSVLMTSAAAGEVAAMQDAAGHRDVGLQWDQSLDDVLCWGVATGLDDATRAKVRALLTYMGQPEQVTRFAALYHGRPVSGPQPIPMDAAFWQAHLPELTKRFADWLAAPS is encoded by the coding sequence ATGCTTCTGCTGGCGCTGACGCCGACCCGGCCTGAAGCCAAGAGCCGGTGGCGGACGCACGCGCTGGTGGTCAATAGCTGGGGTGGTGCCTTGGGCAAGGCTCAAGCCGAGGCGTTCTTTCGTCCTTTCGCGGCCAGTTCGGGTGCCAGCGTGCTGCATTATATCTGGGACGGCACTCTGCCGGTCCTGGCAGAACGCCCGCCCATCGGGCGCGGCACCTGGATGCTGGCGTTGATGGAGGACAGCACGGCCCGTATCGCCTGCCTGCAGGGCCAATTGCAGCGGCTGGGCGGCAGTCCGGGCAGCGCCGATGCTTGTGGCGTGCCTGCTCTGCATGATGGAATCGCCCTGGCCTGGGACCGCGGCCGGGTGCCGAGCGCCCCCCATTGGGCGGATTTCTGGAACGTTGTCCGCTATCCCGGCAAGCGTGGCCTGCGCAAGGATCCGCGTTCCACCCTGGAAATTGCCCTGATGGCTGACGGCGTGCCGGCGTCCGATGTCTACACCGTCCTCGCCACGCCGGAAGGCGTCGCCAGGGCGTTCCACAAGCTCAGCCAGTTGCGCCCCTATATCGTCTGGTGGACCGATGCTGCGGACTCGGCGCGCATTATCGGCAATGGCAGCGTGCTGATGACCAGCGCCGCCGCGGGCGAGGTCGCCGCCATGCAGGATGCGGCAGGCCATCGCGATGTCGGGCTGCAATGGGACCAGAGCCTGGACGACGTGCTGTGCTGGGGGGTCGCAACCGGACTGGATGATGCGACGCGGGCCAAGGTGCGCGCGCTGCTGACTTACATGGGTCAACCCGAACAGGTGACGCGCTTCGCTGCCTTATATCATGGTCGCCCTGTTTCCGGACCGCAGCCCATCCCCATGGATGCGGCCTTCTGGCAGGCCCATCTCCCGGAACTGACCAAGCGGTTCGCGGACTGGCTGGCGGCGCCTTCGTGA